One window from the genome of Molothrus ater isolate BHLD 08-10-18 breed brown headed cowbird chromosome 5, BPBGC_Mater_1.1, whole genome shotgun sequence encodes:
- the CAPS2 gene encoding calcyphosin-2 — protein MSLQTPYAQHQHVSRKLCQNKLERTRPENLPALRDRSKLKHGQYEEGMKEEYKQHPQRIAEKKKDHLRCPDTSIKGTQLEDGHNDFVTLDKKALLQQCYTNLPYNMQHNIRKSEAEDVTAERRKQAVVEQVMVDQLCRPEIQPYEQSEGFSLLFVVRAVISDPEQSTHSDACQEAPGLLGAGMAPMRFRKRTLHETKIRTKSGLTENMLSNKLRFDSRIISREFIIINVDKEREKLMILVTYVGANLTFISVDHNLPESVKQNPFFTLCVISIDEAAMDYLKASSLELKEECSRQVVDESEVFRKIQGIFRETLSKRGFGVITGLGKYFRQIDKNRNGLLSRTTLKEAPKVFHLEMPEGVSLAGTKHGTFNPYGLFLMIARVIRSTVENLLMPYLEK, from the exons ATGTCATTACAGACTCCATATGCACAGCATCAACAT GTGTCAAGAAAATTGTGTCAGAACAAACTGGAG AGGACAAGACCAGAAAATCTGCCAGCCCTCAGAGACAGATCCAAGTTGAAGCATGGTCAGTATGAAGAAGGTATGAAGGAAGAATATAAGCAGCATCCTCAGAGaattgcagaaaagaaaaaagaccaCCTCCGGTGCCCAGACACTTCAATAAAG GGTACACAGCTTGAAGATGGACACAATGATTTTGTAACCCTTGATAAGAAAGCTCTCCTGCAACAATGCTATACAAACCTACCTTATAATATGCAGCACAACATAAGGAAATCAGAAGCT GAGGATGTCactgcagagaggagaaaacaggCTGTTGTAGAACAAGTTATGGTGGATCAATTATGTAG ACCTGAAATCCAGCCATACGAACAGTCAGAGGGTTTCTCCCTGCTCTTTGTGGTCAGAGCTGTTATAAGTGATCCAGAGCAGTCCACACATTCTGATGCTTGCCAGGAAGCTCCAGGACttttgggagctgggatggcaccAATGCGTTTTAGAAAAAGGACCCTCCATGAAACAAA aataaGGACCAAATCAGGACTAACTGAGAACATGCTCTCCAACAAGCTACGCTTCGATAGTAGGATTATATCGAG GGAGTTTATCATCATCAACGTGgacaaagaaagggaaaagcttATGATCTTAGTGACTTACGTT GGAGCCAATCTGACTTTCATAAGTGTTGATCATAACCTTCCAGAAAGTGTTAAGCAGAACCCTTTCTTCACCCTTTGTGTGATAAGTATTGATGAAGCAGCTATGGATTATCTAAA AGCTTCCTCTCTGGAACTCAAGGAAGAGTGTTCCAGGCAAGTAGTCGATGAAAGTGAAGTTTTCAGGAAGATTCAAG GTATATTCAGAGAAACACTAAGTAAAAGAGGATTTGGGGTTATAACAGGCTTAGGAAAATATTTCCGACAAATAGACAAGAACAGAAACGGTCTGCTCTCTCGGACAACCTTGAAAGAAGCTCCAAAAGTGTTCCATTTGGAAATGCCTGAAGGAGTGAGTCTAGCTGGAACTAAACATGG gACTTTTAATCCTTATGGCTTATTCTTGATGATAGCAAGAGTGATAAGATCGACTGTGGAGAATTTACTCATGCCATATTTGGAGAAATGA